The stretch of DNA TTCTGGGCAGCAAGCAGCTCAGATCTGTCACGCTTCCACACAACGCCATTTTCCAGACAACCCCAGCAACGCAATTGCAACATACATGGATGAACGCTGGTGCCAAGTTGCTAGCATTGGTTAAAACTCATGCTTCCATAGTACATATACAAGTCAACAGTACAGAGATGATAATGATCCAGTCATTACGGCTGTTCAAACACAGTTGATACCATACGTAGGGTTCAAAACAGAAGAGGCAAATGAGAGAGACACCTCCTACCCTTCTGAACAGACTGAAACGCCTGTTATTTCCTCGGCAGGACAGCTAGCCCCCCTCGTTTCCCCTCTAGGAGAGCAAGGAGACCAGCGAAACAAACTCCGAAGTCACTCTGCCTTTCGATCTTGTGTTGATGACAAAATGCTCTGGGTACTTTCTGAGCAGGGCCAGAAGGCCAAACCAAGGCCTGCCCTTCGTCTCCGTTGGTGACCAGTCATCTGTTGTTAGGTACTTTCGGACCCTGCTGGGGTGCCACACGTTGCCAAACTGTTCAAGAAGCTGCAAGTAATCAAAATGTTAAGAATTTCGAATTGGCAACAAGCAAAAGAGATATATATGTGCTTCTCTAAAACAAGAAGCTTAGAAAAAAGTGCATCCTTCAAAAGCGAAACCTAAAGAAAGTCAGTAGACAAAGGGATATATATAGGTTCCAAGTTTATGCAGAAAACTGAAAATAGTCAATGGCCAACAGAACATCTATGATACTGTACATATGATACAAAAAAATGATAATGTATATCTGCTGCACAAGAGGGCGAACTCAAAATAGCTCGAAATTCTTGAAACAGCTAGTGAAGGACTCTTACAATAAAATAGTAAACACAAATCCTAACTACAAGAGATCACCATCCCTTGTTAAGGACCCAACTTCAGAGCTTCACACAGCATAATACACAGTACAAGCCCAGCACACAACAAAATACAGTAACAGAAGGCATGTTATACTGTACTCATCGGTCTGTTTTTCCCCCTTAATTTTTGGATTTCTTACATTCATCACTCCTACATCTGAGAACCTAGAACACATCACCTGACTTTAAGGGGATTAGCATATTCAGAGAATAGGTTAGAACATACATAGGGATGAGAAATTATTGGAGACTTAATAAACCAATCCCTCTTCCCTGCTTCCTACTCCCTCCCCGTCCCCAAAAGAATGCAACTCTCACTTCCCGAGGAGCGAAACAATTTCAATTTtcaccaaatttatacaaaaaaatacaaacattTATGCCTCCAAATAGATCTAGTATGAAAATATATGACATGATtgatctaatgatacttattttgtaatataaatattaatactattttgtataaatttcattaaatttgaaattgtttgactCCTTGGAGAGAAACAGTTGCATTCTTTCTAGGACGGAGGGAGTGGCAGATACATTGTGATTCACAAGAGGGATGACTTGTCTTGAGTCTTGAGACATAAGAAACAATCAGAACCTAAGATAATCAATTCACTAGTAAGCGGAGTGTATCTAAAAGCAAATAACCCAACTAAAAATCATCATCCATAATCTAGAGCTATTGTGAACAGGACCTTGCCACTACAGTAGCTCGGTGGAACATGACTGCTTCAATATTCTGTGCAACTGTTTCTGCTGCTGGGTACATGCAACATCCGCAACAGTCTTATAGACAACATATTTTGTGCGTGAATTGAAATTCTTAGAAATACCCATGTTAGTGGAATGGGTCTAGATGGTAGCAGACAAATGTATGTGTTAATATACAAGCAGGTTTATAGTCTACAGGCACAAAATGGAATGCTTCAATTGAGGTGCCGTTTGGAAGGGTTTCTCCCAAAACGGCTTGACTAGTGAAGCCAAAAAAACTGGCTTCATCCGGCTTCTAGTTAATTTTAGCCTGGGCTCACAAAACGGCTTCATGCTGCAGTGCCACAATTTTTGTAAAACAGGTGAAGTCAAAGTTGGAATAAACCCTCCCAAAGAAACCCTGATAGTTTTCTCAGGTCAGCTTGTATACAGCTTGAGCAAAGCTGTGAAATGACAATGACATCTAACACAACATATAGAAAATGGCTACATAATCTGGCCTAAGTCCAGATTGTACGTGTGAGGATGGTGTTCCTCATGATCTTGATTATTCAGTTCAGATTTACAGGCTAGGCTAACATTAGACTTACAGATTACAATCCAAGTTGGGATTTGCCCACAAGTTCATAGTTTATTCATGTCATCACTAATTTCAATAAAGGTTTCCTTTCCTTAATGATGTAGTCCCATGTTCCATTCCTCCAGTTTACAAACACATGATAAAAGCAGTAGGTCTGCCGCCATGATTCAGTTGATCgagtaaaaaaaaactttatggaCTAATAATCAGGGAGCAATGTAAAGCTTTGACTTCAGTATCGAAATTGGACAGGTCTATATTTATGATTTCCCATAACAAACCTCTGTATGGAGTTTTGCCATGGGCATCCATTCTCCAGGACCGCAGAGGTCAGATAACACTGTGGCAACAGATGACACGACTTCCTTCTCTTCTGCTTGAAGGATTTGTTGATTGTCAATATCCCTGTCACCCCTTGATCTTATTTCTGATCTACTGTCTGCAAAACCAAAAGAAGGCAGTTGAGGCACGATGATATGAACTATTTCTGCACTGTGAATAAAAAGTTTCCTTTTAATGGAAATATCTCCAAAAATCATAATATAGTACAAGTGCCGATTGAAAATTGCAAAGGATTGAAGAATTGTCATCACACCAAGTGCTAATTATTAATGTCTTTGCTGTATTATTAAGAAGGGaacgtatcaggtgcaaactaaccacttcgtgcaaactatggaacttcaatctgggtcatcggatcaacatccaaggggcatgagagattgggtaattttacaatctggacccgccCTTAAATtgagtaatcacacttttgcaaatgccccctcccacctccctgcgtccctccccttggatgttgatccgatggttctgattgaagttttcatagttcgcacggagaggttggtttgcacctaatatgttCCCTATTAAGAAAAGCACTGGTCATGCATTCAGATTGCTAGAGCTTCATATtaggggaaaaaaagagagatgtaGCAACATTTGAGCATAAAAGAGACCTCCAGTTGTGGGAATACATCCATAAAGATTAAGGTACTGTTGTAACAAAAAAATGACCTTTTTACACATGATTTGCAGTAGCATCCAGAAGATGATATattattgcaaagaattgaTGGATCTGCAGATGCATGAACTTTATGACAATTATAAATTACTAAAATTTCCTCCATCACTTTTTGTTATGTTGTGTACTTAATAAAATTTCCATAACTGTGAATTTTGGTTAAGCTGTGTACATTCTAGCTTATCAACTAATATGGATTGTGGATAATTCTTTATATATGATACGATCAGCGTTTAATGTAACCACTAGATTGAATTACTGTCCAAGCACAATCACCATTTACTATATGTGTCTTTAAtaacaataaaaaaaagaggatAAAGAAACATAAATCATATCCAGTAGAAGCACAAAGAGAGTATAGGATCACCACCTTCACCTAGGGTTCCTATTGCTTCAACATTGATTCGGTGCCCACCATAGATGTCCAACTCTCCAGAGGACTTCTTGTTTCTCTTTATCAACTTTCCCCTCACCCCACTTTCACTGATACCAGTCCCAATGTCATCCACTTCCCTGCCATAATCACCTTCAAAGGAGCGGTCGTGAAAATCAGACAAACGAGGGCGGCCTGGACGTGCATATGATGGTGGTGGGAGCGGTGGAGGAATAATGGGGGCAtgtcgagcagcagcagctgaggCAAAGATAGATCGCGTTGGCAGCAGAAAGTAAAACTTTTTGTCCCCAATCTGCAGCAGATCCTGCGAATCAAGCTTAACAGGTGGGTTTCCAGGGAGGTGCAGAACACCCTCAACAAGGCATCCATTCTTGCCAATAACATCGAGGGCAAACCGACGACGCTGGAAATCGTAGAATATCCGGGCATGGTGGCGGGAGATGTTCATACCCCCGCCGAGGCTCGAGAGATCCACATCCACTGTCGACTTCTTGCTGTTGCGGCCCAGCATGATTGAATATGTCTGCATGTAGTACTCGAAATCTTCGCCCTGGAGCTTTGCAAATCCTGCCTCCACTTCACCATCAGCAGCTGAAGATCCGCCGGGCATTGCACTGGCACCCAAGGTAGCAGTGACGGCCTTAACGTGGGGCATGGGCAGGGGCGGAACCAGTATAGGACATggtcagatccgaatacaaatcatggtcagatccgaatacaaatacCATATGTTAGGGGTTTGGGCGTTTGATTTCGCGCAGCAGGATGGGAAGGGAGGGGAATAGGCAGGCATACCCCTGTCTGATATTCGTCGCCGGCGAAGTGCCCGTCCCTTGACGAACAACGGGCAGCGCAACTCGCCCGGTCGTCGCCGCTAGGAAGGAAGACAGAGGCCGAGAGAAAGAACAGAGAAGTCGTGGGAAGGGAGGGTGCTGCCGCACCAGCCGGACTCGACCTGCAGCTGGGCAGGGGagcgtggagggcggcggcgcggcgcacgggCCGACcgcgtggcgagcggcggccgctgGGGGAGCGAAGGGAGAGGAAATGGGTTGCGGTGCCGAAGGGCCTCGTTGCGGTGTAGAAATTTGGATATTTCACATTTACCTCCTTGTAACCCTCAATTTGCATATCTTTTAAAATATCTCTATCTATATCTAtcgggaacatatcaggtgcaaactaatTTTTTCGCGCAAACTATGtaaacttcaatctggaccatcagatcaacatccaaggagaGGGgagcagagaggtgggaggaggAATTTGCAAAAATATAATTATCCAATCCAAGGGCGGGTCCAAATTGTAAAATTACTCAATCTCCCATACTTTTTGGATGTTTATCCAATGACTCAGATTAaaattttcatagtttgcacgaataggttggtttgcacctggtATGTTCACATACCTATCTATATATC from Panicum virgatum strain AP13 chromosome 9K, P.virgatum_v5, whole genome shotgun sequence encodes:
- the LOC120651229 gene encoding FHA domain-containing protein FHA2-like isoform X1: MPHVKAVTATLGASAMPGGSSAADGEVEAGFAKLQGEDFEYYMQTYSIMLGRNSKKSTVDVDLSSLGGGMNISRHHARIFYDFQRRRFALDVIGKNGCLVEGVLHLPGNPPVKLDSQDLLQIGDKKFYFLLPTRSIFASAAAARHAPIIPPPLPPPSYARPGRPRLSDFHDRSFEGDYGREVDDIGTGISESGVRGKLIKRNKKSSGELDIYGGHRINVEAIGTLGEDSRSEIRSRGDRDIDNQQILQAEEKEVVSSVATVLSDLCGPGEWMPMAKLHTELLEQFGNVWHPSRVRKYLTTDDWSPTETKGRPWFGLLALLRKYPEHFVINTRSKGRVTSEFVSLVSLLS
- the LOC120651229 gene encoding FHA domain-containing protein FHA2-like isoform X2; protein product: MPHVKAVTATLGASAMPGGSSAADGEVEAGFAKLQGEDFEYYMQTYSIMLGRNSKKSTVDVDLSSLGGGMNISRHHARIFYDFQRRRFALDVIGKNGCLVEGVLHLPGNPPVKLDSQDLLQIGDKKFYFLLPTRSIFASAAAARHAPIIPPPLPPPSYARPGRPRLSDFHDRSFEGDYGREVDDIGTGISESGVRGKLIKRNKKSSGELDIYGGHRINVEAIGTLDSRSEIRSRGDRDIDNQQILQAEEKEVVSSVATVLSDLCGPGEWMPMAKLHTELLEQFGNVWHPSRVRKYLTTDDWSPTETKGRPWFGLLALLRKYPEHFVINTRSKGRVTSEFVSLVSLLS
- the LOC120651229 gene encoding FHA domain-containing protein FHA2-like isoform X3, with the protein product MPGGSSAADGEVEAGFAKLQGEDFEYYMQTYSIMLGRNSKKSTVDVDLSSLGGGMNISRHHARIFYDFQRRRFALDVIGKNGCLVEGVLHLPGNPPVKLDSQDLLQIGDKKFYFLLPTRSIFASAAAARHAPIIPPPLPPPSYARPGRPRLSDFHDRSFEGDYGREVDDIGTGISESGVRGKLIKRNKKSSGELDIYGGHRINVEAIGTLGEDSRSEIRSRGDRDIDNQQILQAEEKEVVSSVATVLSDLCGPGEWMPMAKLHTELLEQFGNVWHPSRVRKYLTTDDWSPTETKGRPWFGLLALLRKYPEHFVINTRSKGRVTSEFVSLVSLLS